In Gimesia chilikensis, the genomic window ACGCCGCACCAGCGTCAGATGCTGACCGACTCCCTGCACGCCGCGCTCACCCTCTCAGAAATTCGGGATCTGCTGCAGACCTGCGGCCTGCCCCCTGAAGCAGCACAGCTGACCTCCGATCGGCACTGGACCGTCTCGCATCGACTTGCGCAAACATAAAAACAGGGGAAAGACTGACTTCGTATCAGTCTTTCCCCTGTGGCGTTTTCAATTAGTCTTTAATTGAAATCAATCCCTGATCCGCCTGGTGAACGTCTTTGTTCAAAGCCGATCACTCGCTGGCATTTTTGGATGGCGACTGAGATGGGGTACGCTGCGCTTCCGCTTCTTTCATCGCGTTTTCACGCTGAATCGCATCATACACTTCCTGACGGTGTACTGGAATTTCTGTAGGGGCCTGGATTCCTAACCGCACTTTATCACCCCGGATATCGACAATAGTAATGACAATATTGTCACCGATGATGATGCTCTCGTCGCGTTGTCTCGACAATACAAGCATCGTAGTAACTCCTTCCGTAGATCTATTATTTCTGGGCCAATGAGGTGATATCTGAAGAGGCGACAAACCTCTTATCGATTTGACTAAAAGCTTGTCACCTGTTGTCATTTCGTAAGTAAGTAAAAACAATTCAGTCCGGTCGGAAGGGACTCCATCTTGGAGAACCGTGCGGTTCCTGCACAAAACTCCCGATCCGGCAATGACCCACATCCCTGCATCTGAGTAATGAGTTCCGCGGGGGTACTAACTACATCGACCTTTCCACAGAGAAGATTCCTTTTAAGATAGGATAAATGAGCACATTAAGAAAAGATGTATGCCGCTCTGCCGAATAGCCCAACCATACCGCCTGTAACGATTTTGACGCCCGGCTGGCCATTAATAATGAAATTTTGCACACATGCGAACATAAACAGGACCTCGAGGGGCTAATCTGAATTGCCAATTCCCCTGCAGATGTATAACCTTGTAGGTAGCGCTCTGATTTGACGCACTTCGCATCCCACCTAGATTTACTGCGGCGAAAATCAGAACCTGCCTCGTGTTTCACCCTCTGATTAAGCAGACCTTCCGGATCAAATCCGGTCCTGACCCCCACTTTCGGGACAAACGCTGGAGTAAATGACCAATGGCCACACTGTTGATTGCTGCGGGAGCCTTTATCGGTTACATCATCGCTTACCACACCTACGGTAAGTGGCTCTCCCAGAAAATCTTTAACGTCGACGCAGATGCGGAAGTTCCCAGTAAACAGCTGCGTGACGATATCGACTTCGTCCCCACCAAAAAAGAAGTCATCTTCGGTCACCACTTCACCAGCATCGCCGGCACCGGACCCATCGTTGGTCCCGCGATTGCCGTCTTCTGGGGCTGGCTGCCTGCACTCCTCTGGGTGCTCTTTGGGTCTATTTTCGTCGGCGCCGTTCACGACTTCGGTGCGCTGATGGTGTCGCTGCGCAACCGGGGACAAACCGTCGGTGAAGTGGCCGGCAGACTGATTGCCCCCCGTACCCGTATCCTGTTCCTGCTGATCCTGCTGCTCGCCCTGACGGTGGTGCTTGCCATCTTCGGACTGGTGATTGCCATCATCTTCTCGCTCTATCCCGAGACGGTCATCCCCGTCTGGATTACCATGCCCATCGCCATTGTGATCGGCCTGATGGTCTATAAACAGAATGCAGAAC contains:
- the csrA gene encoding carbon storage regulator CsrA; the protein is MLVLSRQRDESIIIGDNIVITIVDIRGDKVRLGIQAPTEIPVHRQEVYDAIQRENAMKEAEAQRTPSQSPSKNASE